The Candidatus Tumulicola sp. genomic sequence GCGAACCGCAGTCCGCGATCTGCGAGGCGATTTGCATGTCGTTCAAACCGGTGAGCTTGTAATGGTTGAGCGTGTGATTCCCGATCTCGTCGCCGGAGGCGAGGATGCGCAGCGCGAGTTCCGGATATGCCTGGACGGATCGGCCGACGAGAAAGAACGTCGCCGGGACGTGCTCCGAATCGAGCGCGTGCAGGAGCAGCGGCGTATAGAAAGGATAGGGACCGTCGTCAAAGGTGAGCGCGATCTCGCGTCGCGGCGTCGGAACCCACCACACGCGACCATCGGCCGTCTCCGCCCGCAACTCCATGCGCTCTTGCACGAACGGCTCAGCCGTTCGTGCCGCCGCATGCCGCACCAACGCTGATGGGAACGCGCTCAAGACGATGACAGCGTAAAGCGCAGCGATGCGGATCATTCGCGCGCCACTTCCGGTGAGATCCATATGCGGCCAAACGCCGCGAGGAAGGCCGCATCGGAAAACCCGCTCCGATCCCGAATGGCTTCGTAGGTCGCGCGGTCCGCCGATACCGAGAACATCGTGTTCTGCACGCTCGTGAGTTTCGCCGTCGGCACGGGAACGGTGGCCCAAACATCGAGCTGCTGGATATCGGGGAAAGTGTCGAACGTCGTCCTGATGAGATTGACCGCCTCTTGCTCGATCTTCGAAGGACTCAAGTCGTCCGCCGAATGCGGCACTCGAGCGGAAAAACGGATGCCGGCCGAGGTGAAGCCCTCGCTCGAGTAGGCATATACCTTGAGGATATTGTGCGTCGGCAGCAGCGGATACGTCGCTTGGAAGAGAAGATTTTCGAGCTGCGGGGAATCGCCCTCGACCCACGGATGCGTCGTCTCGAACAAGGCCGGCTGCGCAACCGTCGCTTTGCGCGGAAGCGCGCGTCCGTGCACGGCAAACCCCGCCAAAGCGGGGCTGCCGGTCGCGCTCCAGATGGCGCACGCCGCCAGCGCCGCCAATCCGATCCTCATATATGTAAAACGTCGTAACGTTTCTAAGCGTTGCATACGGTCCTACATCACGCGGGCGCTTCGCCCGTCAAGTCCTGCGAAGAACTCGGCCCGCCAAAGCACCGGTGACGGCGCCGCGGCTGACCACAGCCTCCCCGTTCACGAAAACATGCTCGATGCCTTCGGAGAAGCTCTGCGGTTCAAGGTAGGTCGCAGTGTCGGCTATGCGCTCGGAATCGAAGACGACCACGTCGGCGAACCAACCTTCGCGCAGTTCGCCTCGCTGCTTAAGAGCGAAACGCGTTGCGGGCAGCGACGTCGCGCGGCGCACGGCCTCGGTCAATTCGAGCAGCGACGTGTCTCGCACATAGCGCTTGAACACGCGCGGGTACGTTCCGAACGCGCGAGGATGCGGGCGGCCCAGAGCGAGCGGCCCGGTCGCGGGCCGGGCCGCGGCGTCGGTGCCGATGCAGGTGTGGCGATACGAAAGGACCGTCCGGACGTCGTCCTCGCACATGCTGAAGAAGATAGCAGAAACTTCGAGTCCCTCTTCCGCCAGCAGCGCAACGGCGGCGGCAGCCGCGGAGCGGCCGGTCCGGCGCCCGACGTCATCAAGCGACATCCCCTCCAGAGAGCGATTCTTCTCGCTTGCCGCCTCCGACACGTAGATGTCGCTCCAGCGTCCTGCGTACTCCAGTTCCAAACGCGCGACGACTAGCGCGGCATAAGGCGGATCGAGCAAGCGCGCCGCCACAGCAGCCGGACCGCCCACGTTGACGTCGGCCGGAAGGACGGCGGCAAGCGTGGTGCTCGAAGCTTTGTACGGATACTGGTCAAGCGCGACGTCCACGCCGCTGCCGCGAGCGCGCTCGATCCGCGCGAGCGAATCGTGGACCTTGCCCCAGTTCCGCTTGCCCGCCGCCTTGTGGTGCGATATCTGCACCGCGACTTCGGCGCGGCGTCCGACCTCGAGCGCCTCGTCGACCGCTTCGAGCATT encodes the following:
- a CDS encoding D-aminoacylase → MLDVVLEGGTIVDGTGKPGFVADVAIAGDRIACIGSCRGLDSALRVACAGLVVAPGFIDAHGHSDERLLAVPLAESKIRQGITTEIGGNCGSSPAPLSAPMHDARRERFGRRYGIEVAWSDFAGFFSALERSGSALNFACLVGLGVVREAIGADAPAPLTPEQLEAATRLVRAACDEGAAGVSSGLIYPPGSFADTAELIALAGAAVQSNAPLYATHLRSEGDEMLEAVDEALEVGRRAEVAVQISHHKAAGKRNWGKVHDSLARIERARGSGVDVALDQYPYKASSTTLAAVLPADVNVGGPAAVAARLLDPPYAALVVARLELEYAGRWSDIYVSEAASEKNRSLEGMSLDDVGRRTGRSAAAAAVALLAEEGLEVSAIFFSMCEDDVRTVLSYRHTCIGTDAAARPATGPLALGRPHPRAFGTYPRVFKRYVRDTSLLELTEAVRRATSLPATRFALKQRGELREGWFADVVVFDSERIADTATYLEPQSFSEGIEHVFVNGEAVVSRGAVTGALAGRVLRRT
- a CDS encoding polysaccharide deacetylase family protein, encoding MIRIAALYAVIVLSAFPSALVRHAAARTAEPFVQERMELRAETADGRVWWVPTPRREIALTFDDGPYPFYTPLLLHALDSEHVPATFFLVGRSVQAYPELALRILASGDEIGNHTLNHYKLTGLNDMQIASQIADCGSLLESYANKPITLFRPPHGRYNARVLNIAQRLGYRTILWSDAPDDAPEILGKSPLPPAEIARRVLTRAQPGGIVLMHSGQLNTVLAIPEIVDSLRAKGYRFVTVSELLRADGDDAAGGAAPATR